Sequence from the Agrococcus sp. SL85 genome:
AGCCGGCGGGGCAGGTCGGCCCCGCCCGTGCCGACGTCGAGCACCCGCACGGGCCGGCGCGCCCGCACCCGCGGCAGCACCCAGCGGCGGTAGAGGTCGCCGGGCGCCGAGACCGCGGCGTTGACGAGCCCGAAGCGGGCGTAGGTGCGCGCGAGCGCCTCGGGGTCGCAGGCGGGGTCGTCCATGCGCTCGCGCAGCCGCGCGTCGCGCTCGCCGAGCCACGCCGTCACCGCTCAGCCCCGCACGGTCAGCAGACCGGACTCGACGGTGAGGCCCGGGCCGAAGGCCATCGCGGCCACCCGGTCGCCATCGGCGGCGCCCGGGTCCCGCAGGATGCGGTCGAGCACGAAGAGCACGGTCGCGCTCGACATGTTGCCGAAGTCGCGGAGCGTCGCGCGCGCGGGCACGAGCTGCGCCTCCGTGAGCCGCAGCGTCGCCTCGACCTTGTCGAGGATGCTGCGTCCGCCGGGGTGGATCGCCCAGTGCGCGATCGCCTCGCCCGCGCGCTCCTCCTCGAGCGCCGCCGCGAGGGGAGCCTCCGCGGCGAGCAGCGGCGCGATGGCGCCCGTGACGTGCTCGCCGATGAGCGAGGGCACCGCGTTCGAGAGCACCATCTCGAAGCCGTGGTCGCCGATCCGCCACGCCATCGCACCCTCGCCCGTCGGGGTGGTGCGCGTCGCGAAGCCGTCGAGCTGCAGCGCGCGCTCGCCCGCCGCGGGCTCGCGGGAGGTCACGATCGCGGCGCCCGCGCCGTCGCCGAAGAGCGAGGTGGCGACGATGGTGTCGGGGTCGTTCGAGGTGCGCAGGTGCAGGGTGCAGAGCTCGACGCTCACGACGAGCACCACGGCCTCGGGGTCCGCCTGGCAGAGCTGCGCCGCGAGCCGCAGCGCCGGCATCGACGCGTAGCAGCCCATGAAGCCCAGGTGGTAGCGCTGCACGCCCGGCCGCAGCCCCAGGTCGCGCGCGAGCACGAAGTCGGGCCCGGGCGCGTAGAAGCCCGTGCAGGAGACGGTGATGACGTGGGTGACGTCCTCGCGCTCCACCGAGCCCGCGGCGGCGATCGCGGCGCCGCCAGCCTCGACGTAGAGGCGGCTCGCGTGCTCCGCGTAGCGGTCGTTGCGCAGGCGCGTGCCGGGATCGAGCAGCAGCCCGCTCCCGCGGTCGAAGAACGCGGGCTCGTCCACCGGCTCGCTGCGCAGGTCGAGCTCGTCGAGCACCGTGTAGCGGCGCTCGATGCCCGATGCGCCGAACGAGGTGCCCACGATCCGCTGCGACAGCCGCGAGAGGCCGGGCTGCGCGCCGAAGACCTCCGCGACCTCGCCCTGGAGCAGCTCGGTCGGCGGCACCGCCGTGGACAGGCCCTGCAGCGTCACCGTCATGGAGCGACCGTAGAGGGGGACACTGCGCGTCAGCCTTGCGCCGGCTGGACGCGGCCGCGTCAGCGCACCCGCGCGCCCGCCCTCCACACCGCCGCGGTGAGCGGGACGCCCGGGCGGTAGGCGAGGTGCGCGGCGGACGGGGCCTCCAGCAGGTGAAGGTCGGCGCGCGCGCCGGGGCGGATGCGGCCGAGCGGTGCGAGCGCGCGGCCGTCGCGGGCGACGGCCTCCGCGTCGCGGCCGAGCGCGATCGCGCCGCCGAGCGTCGCGGCCCGCACGGCCTCCTCGACCGTGAGGCCCATCTGCAGCACGGCCGTGGCGACGCAGAACGCGATCGAGGTCGTGTAGGAGGTGCCGGGGTTGCAGTTCGAGGCGATCGCGACGACCGCGCCCGCGTCGAGCAGCCGCCGCGCGGGCGCGAGCGGCATGCGGGTGGAGAGGTCGCACGCGGGCAGCATCGTGGCGACGGTGCCGCGAGCGCCACCCGTCCACGAGGACGCCAGCAGCGCGACCTCCTCGTCGTCGAGGAATGCGACGTGGTCGACGCTCCGTGCGCCGAGCTCCACCGCCAGGCGGACGCCCGGGCCCGGCCCCAGCTGGTTGCCGTGGACGTGCAGCGCGAGGCCCCGCGCGACGCCGGCCTCGAGCACGCGACGGGACTGCGCCTCGTCGAAGGCGCCGCGCTCGCAGAAGACGTCGATCGCGTCGACGAGCGGCGCGACGGCGTCGAGCATGGGGCCCGCGACGTGCTCGACGTAGGCGTCGGCCTCCCAGCCCTCCGGCACGAGGTGGGCGCCGAGGAACGTCACGACCTCGGCGCGCGTGCGCGCGACGCGAGCCGCCCGCACCTCGTCGTCGATCGTGAGGCCGTAGCCGGTCTTCGCCTCGAGCGCCGTCGTGCCGCCCGCGAGCGCCTCGTCGGCGAGCCGGTCGAGGGTCGCGGCGAGCTCGGCGTCGCTCGCCGCGCGGGTGGCGGCGACCGTGACGGCGATGCCACCCGCGGCGTAGGCCTGCCCGGCCATCCGCGCCTCGAACTCCGCCGAGCGGTCCCCCGCGAACACCGGGTGCGTGTGGCTGTCGACCCAGCCGGGCAGCAGCGCGCGGCCGCCGGCGTCGAACCGCTCGTCGGCGGCGGGCGCCGCGGACGACGGCCCGACCCACGCGATCCGCTCCCCCTCGACCACGACGGCCGCGTCGGCGAGGCGGCCGAGCGCGTCGTCGTTCGTCGTCAGCTCGCCGATGCGGTCGATGAGGAGCGCCACGCTCACGCCTCCCGCATGGGCACGCGCACCTCGTGCTCCTCGGCGAAGCCGATCGCCTCGTCGTAGCCGGCGTCGACGTGGCGGAGGACGCCCATCGTCGGGTCGTTCGTGAGCACGCGCTCGAGCTTCTCGGCCGCGAGCGGCGTGCCGTCGGCGACCGTCACCTGGCCCGCGTGGATCGATCGGCCGATGCCGACGCCGCCGCCGTGGTGGATCGACACCCAGCTCGCGCCCGAGGAGGTCGAGACGAGGGCGTTGAGCAGCGGCCAGTCGGCGATCGCGTCGGAGCCGTCCTTCATGGCCTCGGTCTCGCGGTACGGGCTCGCGACCGAGCCCGAGTCGAGGTGGTCGCGGCCGATGACGACGGGCGCCGAGAGCTCGCCGTTCGCGACCATCTCGTTGAAGCGCAGCCCCGCGCGGTGCCGCTCGCCGGCGCCGAGCCAGCAGATGCGCGCGGGAAGGCCCTGGAAGTGCACGCGCTCCTGCGCCATGCGGATCCAGCGGTGCAGGTGCGCGTCGTCGGGGAAGAGCTCGAGGATCGCCTCGTCGGTGCGGCGGATGTCCTCCGGGTCGCCCGAGAGCGCCGCCCAGCGGAACGGGCCCTTGCCCTCGCAGAAGAGCGGGCGGATGTAGGCGGGCACGAAGCCGGGGAACGCGAAGGCGTCGGCGAAGCCGCCGAGCACGGCCTCCGCCCGGATCGAGTTGCCGTAGTCGAAGACCTCGGCGCCGGCGGCCTGGAAGCCGACCATCGCCTCGACGTGGCGCGCCATCGAGGCGCGCGAGCGAGCGGTGAAGCCCTCCGGGTCGCGCTCCCGCTCCGCCTGCCAGTCGTCGAAGGCGACCCCGGCGGGGAGGTAGGCGAGCGGGTCGTGCGCGCTCGTCTGGTCGGTGACGACGTCGATGGGCGCGCCCATCGCGAGCAGCTGCGGCACGACCTCGGCGGCGTTGCCGTGGATGCCGATCGACAGGCCGCGGCGCGCGTCGCGCGCCTCGACCGCGATCGCGAGCGCGTGCTCGATCGAGTCGGCGAGCACGTCGAGGTAGCGGTGCTCGATCCGGCGGTCGATGCGCGAGCGGTCGACCTCGACGCAGATGGCGACGCCGTCCTGCATCGTGACGGCGAGCGGCTGCGCGCCGCCCATGCCGCCGAGGCCCGCGGTGAGCGTGATCGTGCCGGCGAGGCTCTCGCGGCCGAGCGCGCGGGCGACCGCGCCGAAGGTCTCGTAGGTGCCCTGCAGGATGCCCTGCGTGCCGATGTAGATCCACGAGCCGGCCGTCATCTGGCCGTACATCGTGAGCCCCTCGGCCTCGAGCCTCCGGAACTCGGGCCACGTCGCCCAGTCGCCCACGAGGTTCGAGTTGGCGATGAGCACGCGCGGCGCCCACTCGCTCGTGCGCAGCACGCCCACGGGGCGGCCCGACTGCACGAGCAGCGTCTCGTCGGCCTCGAGCCGCGCGAGCTCGCGGACGATCGCGTCGTACGAGCGCCAGTCGCGCGCGGCGCGGCCGGTGCCGCCGTAGACGACGAGCTCGTCGGGGTGCTCGGCGACCTCGGGGTCGAGGTTGTTCTGCAGCATCCGCAGCACCGCCTCCTGCTGCCACCCCTTCGTGTGCAGCTCGGTGCCGCGGTGCGCGCGGACCGGACGTGCGCCCTCCATCATGCGTTCCCTCCGTCGTGGTGGATGCCGGCGGCAGCGAGCAGCGCGCCGGACGCGACGAGCGCGCGGGTGCGCTCGATGTCGTGGGCGAGGAAGCGGTCGGGCCCGATGCCCGGCACCTCCTCGCGGATGGCCGCGATCGCGGCGCCCGTGCGCTCGCCCGCGCCCGTCTCCCGCAGCTCGATGCCGCGCGCGGCCGTCATGACCTCGATCGAGAGCACGCGCTCGAGGCCGTCGATCGCGCGGCGCAGCTTGCGCGCGGCGCCCCAGCCCATCGACACGTGGTCCTCCTGCATCGCGCTCGACGGGATCGAGTCGACCGATGCCGGCACGGCGAGGC
This genomic interval carries:
- the hutU gene encoding urocanate hydratase; its protein translation is MEGARPVRAHRGTELHTKGWQQEAVLRMLQNNLDPEVAEHPDELVVYGGTGRAARDWRSYDAIVRELARLEADETLLVQSGRPVGVLRTSEWAPRVLIANSNLVGDWATWPEFRRLEAEGLTMYGQMTAGSWIYIGTQGILQGTYETFGAVARALGRESLAGTITLTAGLGGMGGAQPLAVTMQDGVAICVEVDRSRIDRRIEHRYLDVLADSIEHALAIAVEARDARRGLSIGIHGNAAEVVPQLLAMGAPIDVVTDQTSAHDPLAYLPAGVAFDDWQAERERDPEGFTARSRASMARHVEAMVGFQAAGAEVFDYGNSIRAEAVLGGFADAFAFPGFVPAYIRPLFCEGKGPFRWAALSGDPEDIRRTDEAILELFPDDAHLHRWIRMAQERVHFQGLPARICWLGAGERHRAGLRFNEMVANGELSAPVVIGRDHLDSGSVASPYRETEAMKDGSDAIADWPLLNALVSTSSGASWVSIHHGGGVGIGRSIHAGQVTVADGTPLAAEKLERVLTNDPTMGVLRHVDAGYDEAIGFAEEHEVRVPMREA
- a CDS encoding type III polyketide synthase, which translates into the protein MTVTLQGLSTAVPPTELLQGEVAEVFGAQPGLSRLSQRIVGTSFGASGIERRYTVLDELDLRSEPVDEPAFFDRGSGLLLDPGTRLRNDRYAEHASRLYVEAGGAAIAAAGSVEREDVTHVITVSCTGFYAPGPDFVLARDLGLRPGVQRYHLGFMGCYASMPALRLAAQLCQADPEAVVLVVSVELCTLHLRTSNDPDTIVATSLFGDGAGAAIVTSREPAAGERALQLDGFATRTTPTGEGAMAWRIGDHGFEMVLSNAVPSLIGEHVTGAIAPLLAAEAPLAAALEEERAGEAIAHWAIHPGGRSILDKVEATLRLTEAQLVPARATLRDFGNMSSATVLFVLDRILRDPGAADGDRVAAMAFGPGLTVESGLLTVRG
- the hutI gene encoding imidazolonepropionase encodes the protein MALLIDRIGELTTNDDALGRLADAAVVVEGERIAWVGPSSAAPAADERFDAGGRALLPGWVDSHTHPVFAGDRSAEFEARMAGQAYAAGGIAVTVAATRAASDAELAATLDRLADEALAGGTTALEAKTGYGLTIDDEVRAARVARTRAEVVTFLGAHLVPEGWEADAYVEHVAGPMLDAVAPLVDAIDVFCERGAFDEAQSRRVLEAGVARGLALHVHGNQLGPGPGVRLAVELGARSVDHVAFLDDEEVALLASSWTGGARGTVATMLPACDLSTRMPLAPARRLLDAGAVVAIASNCNPGTSYTTSIAFCVATAVLQMGLTVEEAVRAATLGGAIALGRDAEAVARDGRALAPLGRIRPGARADLHLLEAPSAAHLAYRPGVPLTAAVWRAGARVR